From one bacterium genomic stretch:
- the greA gene encoding transcription elongation factor GreA, with product MDHINVTREGEKKLHEELKYLKEVRRPQVINALKEARRKGDLSENAEYDAAREEQRFLESRIHTLEVMVRSVRIINESRIPDDKVYIGARVGLEDIESGEELFYILVNEIEADFKARKISTTSPIGKSLLGKSVGDAVEITIPKGTLRYRITSISR from the coding sequence ATGGACCATATAAACGTGACGAGGGAAGGTGAAAAAAAACTCCATGAAGAATTAAAATATCTCAAGGAGGTTCGAAGACCCCAGGTTATCAATGCTCTCAAGGAAGCCCGAAGAAAGGGCGATCTTTCTGAAAACGCCGAGTATGATGCCGCCCGCGAGGAACAGCGATTCCTTGAATCGCGTATCCATACTCTTGAGGTTATGGTCCGTAGCGTTCGGATCATCAATGAGTCAAGGATACCCGATGACAAGGTATATATCGGCGCCCGTGTCGGTCTCGAGGATATCGAATCCGGAGAGGAGCTTTTTTACATTCTGGTCAATGAAATCGAGGCGGATTTCAAAGCGCGGAAGATATCCACTACTTCTCCCATCGGCAAGAGTCTCCTCGGCAAAAGTGTCGGAGATGCCGTCGAGATAACTATTCCGAAAGGGACGCTGCGATACAGGATTACATCGATATCCAGATAA
- a CDS encoding HAD-IIB family hydrolase, producing MINTGTEKPAGLLGIDVDGTLITDDGHITEAVYKALEKAVSARWEFVIASGRTFYAAKTVIDRLPFLRYAVLSNGSCIVDVRTGTVLHLEKLPSAVVREVVRITRELGAIPTLYSTDIHHQTVYYDTLEGACDYFTWYVTNDKRCTMIDDVMTVTDDVLQIGMIAAREIIFSIRDALKEVTAKVIALPFESVHFGGKSDEFWFLQVVTEQATKHNALRRIAGWLDVPPGRLVTVGDNYNDADMISLADVGVAMGNAPDEIKKIAREVVGSNNGSGLAEVVDRIILNEDYFR from the coding sequence ATGATAAATACAGGAACAGAAAAACCCGCCGGGCTTCTGGGAATCGATGTGGACGGTACCCTGATCACCGATGACGGACATATTACTGAAGCGGTTTACAAGGCGCTCGAAAAGGCTGTGTCTGCCCGCTGGGAATTTGTTATCGCGAGCGGCCGCACGTTTTATGCCGCCAAGACGGTGATCGACCGGCTGCCGTTTCTCCGCTATGCGGTGCTCAGCAACGGATCGTGTATAGTCGATGTCAGGACAGGTACGGTGCTGCATCTCGAAAAACTGCCTTCCGCCGTGGTAAGGGAGGTTGTGAGAATAACCCGTGAGCTCGGTGCGATACCAACCCTGTACAGCACCGACATTCATCACCAGACGGTCTATTACGATACGCTCGAGGGAGCCTGCGATTATTTCACCTGGTATGTTACCAACGATAAGCGGTGTACGATGATCGATGATGTCATGACCGTTACCGATGATGTCCTCCAGATCGGGATGATTGCCGCGCGGGAGATCATTTTTTCCATTCGCGATGCATTGAAAGAGGTTACGGCCAAGGTAATCGCTCTTCCGTTCGAGAGCGTGCATTTCGGCGGGAAAAGCGATGAATTCTGGTTTTTGCAGGTTGTGACGGAACAGGCGACAAAACACAATGCGCTCCGCCGTATCGCCGGCTGGCTCGATGTTCCTCCGGGGCGGCTTGTCACGGTCGGCGATAACTACAACGACGCCGATATGATAAGCCTTGCGGATGTGGGCGTGGCCATGGGAAACGCGCCAGATGAGATAAAAAAAATCGCCCGCGAGGTTGTCGGCTCGAATAACGGCTCCGGGCTCGCGGAGGTTGTCGACCGCATCATACTGAACGAAGATTATTTTCGCTGA
- a CDS encoding YchF family ATPase, translating to MKAGITGLPYSGKTTLFCALTGQNYEHLAHDRDIHIGTVRVPDARLDALFEMFKPKKITYAAMEYFDVAGQAVAQEKGMEPKALLTLKSADSLIVVLDAFGVNADPGADFKTLMDDLALNDLIVATNRLERLGKESRSGKSDDQTHEKALLERCRDTLESGDMLRDMELCEEEEKALRGFQFLTRKPLLIVINIPEALLAGNNAHEMEQRFSTVKNARCAAICAQIEMEIAALDDPTERVEFLKSMGIEEPALGRLIRMSYESLGLMSFFTAGGTDEVRAWTVRKDSHAPECAGVIHSDLERGFIRAETISYEDLMSAGSLKVAREKGLLRIEGKDYIVQDGDILTIRFSV from the coding sequence ATGAAAGCAGGAATAACAGGACTTCCGTACAGCGGAAAAACAACGCTCTTCTGTGCGCTTACGGGGCAGAATTATGAGCACCTTGCCCATGACAGGGATATTCACATCGGTACGGTCAGGGTTCCGGATGCCCGTCTTGACGCCCTGTTCGAAATGTTCAAGCCGAAAAAGATAACGTACGCCGCCATGGAGTATTTCGATGTGGCAGGGCAGGCCGTGGCACAGGAAAAAGGGATGGAGCCGAAAGCGCTCCTGACACTCAAGAGCGCCGATTCGCTCATTGTCGTTCTCGATGCATTCGGCGTTAATGCCGATCCCGGCGCGGATTTTAAAACCCTTATGGATGATCTGGCTCTCAACGACCTGATCGTGGCGACCAACAGGCTCGAACGTCTCGGAAAGGAGTCGCGAAGCGGTAAAAGCGACGATCAGACTCATGAAAAAGCCCTGCTCGAACGGTGCCGTGATACGCTCGAAAGCGGGGACATGCTCCGCGACATGGAGCTATGTGAAGAGGAAGAAAAGGCTCTCCGCGGATTCCAGTTCCTGACCCGCAAACCGCTCCTCATAGTGATCAATATCCCGGAGGCGCTTCTTGCCGGGAACAATGCCCATGAGATGGAACAGCGCTTCAGCACCGTCAAAAACGCCCGGTGTGCGGCGATCTGCGCCCAGATCGAGATGGAAATTGCCGCGCTCGATGACCCCACGGAGCGCGTGGAATTCCTCAAATCCATGGGAATCGAGGAGCCTGCCCTCGGCCGTCTCATACGGATGAGTTATGAAAGTCTGGGGCTTATGTCGTTCTTTACCGCCGGCGGAACCGATGAGGTGCGGGCATGGACTGTCCGAAAGGATTCCCATGCCCCCGAGTGTGCGGGAGTGATCCATTCCGATCTGGAACGCGGCTTCATCAGGGCCGAAACCATTTCGTACGAGGATCTCATGAGCGCCGGTTCGCTGAAGGTTGCCCGCGAGAAAGGATTGCTGCGCATCGAGGGCAAGGATTATATCGTTCAGGACGGCGATATTCTGACCATCAGGTTCAGTGTGTAA
- a CDS encoding biotin transporter BioY, producing the protein MTTKTVTITRTALFAAFMAVSAFIRIPTGIVPLTLQSSAALITGYCLGPVQGAAACTLYMIVGLAGLPVFASGGGPAYILSPTFGYILGFTVCASLTGFLARFNRRGSVIFALFIMIAGLAGIYVPGVLWLIVAMHWIADVPASVYTLLKVGLFIPLIGDLITTIPAAFIAVRIRKRLTAGQ; encoded by the coding sequence ATGACAACGAAAACAGTAACCATAACACGGACAGCCCTGTTTGCCGCCTTCATGGCGGTCTCTGCGTTCATACGGATTCCCACCGGGATCGTTCCGCTGACCCTGCAATCCTCCGCGGCTCTTATTACAGGCTACTGTCTCGGGCCGGTGCAGGGCGCTGCAGCCTGCACACTCTATATGATCGTCGGGCTGGCAGGTCTTCCCGTTTTCGCCTCGGGAGGCGGTCCGGCCTACATTCTCTCCCCGACCTTCGGATATATCCTCGGATTCACCGTATGCGCTTCATTGACAGGATTCCTTGCCCGGTTCAACAGACGGGGATCGGTTATATTCGCCTTATTTATCATGATCGCCGGTCTTGCCGGAATCTACGTTCCCGGAGTCCTGTGGCTCATTGTTGCAATGCACTGGATCGCCGATGTCCCCGCTTCCGTATATACCCTCCTGAAGGTCGGCCTGTTTATCCCTCTCATCGGCGACCTCATTACCACCATACCTGCGGCTTTTATCGCCGTACGGATCAGGAAACGTCTCACTGCCGGTCAGTAA